The bacterium genome includes the window CGCGGTCACGTTGAGCACGAACCAACTGTTCTGAATAACCGTATTCCAATTATTATCCAGATAAATTCCAATAGCCGTACCGGATAAACCGCAACTGTCAATCGTGATATCCGAAGAATCCGGTGCCAGTTCAAATCCGTATGTCAAGGCGTCATGATCCGTCTGATACAACCCGCAGCGTTCAAATACCGCTTGGTTGGTCTGGGTTGCGTAGACCAGCGGCTGCGGCGTAGGCGTGGCTGTCGGGGGAGTTGATGGATGCCAGGCAGTAAACACGCAATTTTCAAAAAGAACATCCTGGCTCTGTTCCAACCGGATATTACGGACAACACCCGTGTTCAAACCGGTCTGATCATCAAAATAGACATCGCAATCATTCCAAGTAACGTTATGACTGTTGAATATCCGGACAATACTTTCCAACGTGCTGCCCGCCGACATCATCGTATAATCCATTTTCACTTTGATAAAATATACCGGATTACAATTATCAATATCCACCATGGTGGTAAAATTATTCATGTTATTGGTTTGCATACCCAATTCCTGAAACACAATCGTCGTCGTACAGTTAATGGCGCTTATCAAATCATCAGCAAGATTAAGGTCGGTATTGCGGATAATCACATTGGCGGGAAGCATGGATGTGAAAAACATCGCCGTTGCATCTCCCCGCAATTCCACATAAGACAAATTTTTATAACTCAAAACAATTTGACCTGACTGGTGCACACCCGGCGAGAGCAGCACACGGGCATTGGCGGTATTGGCGGCTGACTCAAGTGCATCCAGGGCCTGCACCGCGCGGGTCACACTTCCAAATGCGGTTGCTTCCGTAAGGCCGTCATGACTGTCCCATCCGCTCACTGAAACATAAAAATTAACCAGACTGTTTGTCGGAGTTGCCGCTTCAATTGCAGGTGCTAAGAAAAAAAGCAGCACTGCAAAAACCATGAAAACTGTTCTTCGCATATCCCCCCCATTTGCCTAAAAAAACCAACACCGTCTGTATTATATAAAATAACAAAACCAATGTCCTCTTTTTTTCGACTCAATTACTCTTTTTTTAGTTCCGAAAATTTATTCATCACCGTAGGGAATGGTCAGCTTACCTGGCGAATGCCGGGCGACCATTCCCTACTTTAAGTGCATTGAATTTCTCCGCAGAATTCAGTTGCCTTTTCGCATGCTTTGACTATAATGTCAGCCGAACTCAAAGTGCCGTCTGGGCGCCAATCAATACTAAAGGAGTCACCATTATGCCGTTAGTCGGAAGTCAGGAAATGTTTAAAAAAGCTTATACAGGTGGTTATGCAATCGGAGGATTCAATGTTAATAACATGGAAATCCTCCAGGGCATCGTCGATGCCGCAACCGAGACAAACTCACCGCTGATTCTTCAGGTCAGTGCCGGCGCACGCAAATATGCCCGTCACGAATACCTAATCAAACTGGTGGAAGCTGCATTGCAAACAACGGAGATCCCCATTGTTCTGCATCTGGATCATGGCGAAGATTTTGAAATCTGCAAATCCTGCGTTGATGGCGGGTTCTCTTCGGTGATGGTCGATGCCTCCTCGCGCAGTTTCGAAGACAACATTGCTGAAACAAAAAAAGTTGTTGAGTACGCGCATGCCAAAGGCGTCTCAGTCGAAGCCGAGCTGGGAACCCTGGCCGGGGTTGAAGATGACGTCAATGTCAGTGCGGAAGATGCTTCCTACACCAACCCGGACCAGGTTAAAGAATTCGTGGAAAAAACCGGGGTGGACTCCCTGGCAATTGCCATCGGCACTTCTCACGGCGCCTATAAATTTAAAGGCGAAGCCAAACTGGATTTTGACCGTCTGGAAAAAATCTCCAAACTGGTTCCGGGTTTCCCGATCGTGCTGCATGGCTCCTCCTCGGTTCCTGAAAATCTGGTTGCCCAGTGCAACAAGTTCGGCGGTGACTTGCCGGGTGCCAAAGGCGTGCCGGAAGAAATGCTCCGCAAAGCGGCCACCAGCGCGGTCTGCAAAATCAACATTGATACAGACCTGCGTCTGGCCATGACCGCCACCATCCGAAAAGTTTTTGCTGAAAAACCGAGCGAATTTGACCCGCGTAAATATCTCGGCCCGGGCCGGGATGCCATCAAAGAGATCGTAAAACATAAAATCATCAATGTGCTTGGTTCCAACGATAAAATTTAAGACAATCGTTTTTTGTAGGGGACGGTCAGCTTGCCTGGCGAATGCCGGGCGACCGTTCCCTACAAAAATTCACGCCAATTTGAACAAACATACGGAATTCCGATGCATCCCCTCAGGAGTTCCCTAACAATATTTCATGTTTTTAGTTTCCCTTCCGATGCTGGTTTTACCAGATTGGGCAAAACGAATAAAACCCAAAAACCCAAGCAAGCGGGGTGATTAAGGTCCACGGACATCCCCCACCGGGACTCCGGGACCGTAAGAAGGCAAGGTGATACCATCATGGGTGAAATTTTAAAAAAATTCAACCGACTCAAACAAGATATACTGAAAGACCATACCCCGCATTACGACACGACCAAAACAATTATCCAAATCGGCTCCGCCACGTGCGAAAATGCCGCCGGCGCCGAAGACGTCAGGGCTGAATTCAATAAATTGATCATAGCCTCCGGCCGCAATGATATCATTATCAAACAGACCGGATGTACCGGCCGCTGTGCGCAGGAACCGATTGTGGGTGTCTTTGCCCCCGGACAATTCCCGATCAAATATGGTCAGGTCTTGGTTCCTCAGGTCCAGGAAATTTTCCAGAAACATGTTCTCAACGGCGAACCGGTCGTCAGTATGATTTTAGACAAAACAACCCAAAACCTGTATACCAGCTTGGTAACCTTTTCTTCACTTTCCACTGTCGCGACCGACCTGCCTAAAAAATGGGTGAAACGCTTCCACGACCGGCTGAAAACCAAGGGACTCAAACCAGATTCAATCCGCGCTTATGAGGGCGGATGCCTGGGGCTGCATCCCGTGGGCGGCGAAGGCGACAAAATCGGCATGATGGTTTTCCCTGAAAAAGTTGTCTACACCTTGAGCACCACCGAAGAATTGGACAAAATCATTCACTCACATTTTGTGGAACACAAAGTCTATGACGAACTATTGGCGGATATCGACCCGCTCATCAACCGTTTCTTCTCGCTCTACGGCGATGTCGCTTTTTTCAATAAACAAACCCGGCTGACTCTCCGCAACAGCGGTATTATCGATCCGGAAAATTTAGCGGACTATATTGCCAATGACGGCTTTGAAGCCCTGGCCACGGTTTTGGATAAAAATGATCCGGATTGGGTCATTTCCGAAATAACCCGGTCCGGGTTGCGCGGACGCGGCGGCGGCGGATATCCCACCGGACGCAAATGGAAAGACGCCATCATCAATCCGGATAAAACCAGATATGTCATCTGCAATGCCGACGAAGGTGATCCCGGTGCCTACATGGACCGCAGTACCCTGGAAGGCGATCCCTTCAGTATTGTCCACGGTATGATAATCGGCGCTTTTGCCATCCGTGCCCAAAAGGGCTTCCTCTATGTTCGCGCTGAATATCCGCTCGCCATCAAACGCCTGGAAATCGCGATTGACCAATGCCGCAAAGTTAATCTATTGGGTAAAAATATCCTGGGATCAGGATTTGATTTCGATCTGGAAATCCGGCTTGGTGCCGGCGCTTTTGTCTGCGGCGAAGAAACCGCGCTCATGCTTTCGATTGAAGGCAAGCGGGGGCAGCCCCGTCTGCGCCCTCCTTATCCAACCCAATCCGGACTTTGGGGACATCCGACCGTACTCAACAATGTCGAGACCTGGTCCAATATTCCGATCATCATCCGGCACGGCGCTGATTGGTTTTCCCGCATCGGTACTGAAAAAAGCAAAGGCACCAAAGTTTTTGCTTTGGCCGGGAAAATTAAAAATTCCGGATTGGTCGAGGTTCCCATGGGAACCACTTTACGCGAGATTATCTATGACATTGGCGGCGGTGTCGAAGATGGTCACACACTCAAAGCCGTCCAGACCGGTGGTCCGTCCGGCGGATGTATTCCTGCCGACAAAATCGATACCCCGGTTGATTACGACAGCTTGGCCGCCGTCGGGTCCATTATGGGTTCGGGCGGAATGATTGTACTCGATGATAGAGACTGCATGGTATCCACTGCGAAATTTTTCCTGGAATTCACCCAGGATGAGTCCTGCGGCAAGTGTGTCCCCTGCCGCGAAGGGACTTTACGCATGCTTGAAATCCTCGAAAGAATTACCGACGGCCGCGGTACCATGGCGGATCTGGACAAACTAGAGCGCCTGGGCAATTTAATCAAAAAAACGTCTTTGTGCGGGCTCGGCCAAAGTGCACCCAATCCGGTATTGAACGCCTTAAAAAATTTCCGGCGGGAATTTGAAGTCCATGTCAAAGAAAAACACTGCCCCACACAACGTTGCACCAAACTGGTCAAATTTGATATCAATCCGGAAGCTTGTACCGGCTGCACACTCTGCGCCCGGCGTTGTCCGGTTGCCTGCATATCCGGGACCGCACGCCAACCCCATGTCATTGACCAATCACGCTGCATCAAATGCGGCGAATGTTTTAATGTCTGCAAATTTGATGCAGTCATCAAGCATTAATATTTCACGCAAAGGATCGTGACCATGAAAACAATCAACTTAATCATTGATAACATGCCTGTCAGCGTTTCTGAACAAACCACAATTATGGAAGCGGCGCAAACCACGGGAATCCATATCCCGCGTTTGTGCTACCATCCTGATCTCTCCGTCGAGGGTGCCTGCCGTATCTGTATCGTCGAAGTTGAAGGCGCGCGGACTTTCCAAACCTCCTGTTCCACCCTTGTCCGGGAGGGTATGCAAGTACGCACCAATTCGCCTGAAATACGCCAGGCGCGCAGAGACTTGGTTGAGCTGATTTTAGACAACCATCCGCGCGAATGTCAGACCTGCGAGCGGGACGGTCAGTGCGAATTGCAGGATTTGGCCTACTCACTCGGTGTCAGGGAACGCCTGTTCGAGGGTGAGCGCAAACGCTTTGAACAGGAAAGTTCGAGCCTTTCCGTTGTGCGTGATTCGGAAAAATGCATTCTCTGCCACCGCTGTATCCGGGTTTGTTCCGAGATTCAGGGGGTCCATAACCTGAGCCAGCTGCATCGCGGGGTTAAAACCGTGGTCGCGCCGGCATTTGAAGCACCGCTGGCGAACTCGGTCTGTATCAATTGCGGACAGTGCATCAATGTCTGCCCGACCGCCGCGTTTTTAGAGAAACGTTCCACAGATGATGTCTGGCAGGCGTTGGCAGATCCAAAAAAACATGTGGTTGCCCAAATCGCACCTTCAATCCGGGCAGCGATCGGGGAAGGATTCGGCATGGCACCTGGAACCCCGGCCACGTTGCAAACTGTGACGGCGTTGCGCCGCCTGGGATTTGACGCAGTTTTTGACACTAATTTCGGCGCTGACCTGACAGTGGTGGAAGAAGCCCATGAATTTGTCCACCGTTTGGAAAAAAACGAGAATCTGCCGTTGCTCACTTCCTGTTCCCCGGGTTGGATTAAATATATGGAGCACTTCTTTCCGGAGCTGATTCCTCACGCATCCACATGCCGGTCCCCCATGACTATGCTCTCGGCATTGCTGAAAACATATTATGCGGAATTAAAAAACATTGATCCCAATGACATTTATGTTGTAGGAATCATGCCGTGTACAGCTAAAAAATTTGAGATCCAGCGTCCGGAGCACCGTACGGAAAACGGTGTCCCGCTGACAGATGAAGTCCTGACCACCCGCGAACTGATCTGGATGATCAAAGCTTATGGCATTGATTTCGGCAAATTGCCGGAAGACGAATTTGATGCACCGCTGGGTTTTTCCTCCGGTGCAGCGGATATTTTCGGTGCCACCGGCGGTGTAATGGAAGCGGCCTTAAGAACAGCTGTGGAAAAAGTTACCGGCCAACCACTCAAGAATATCAACTTCACCCAGGTGCGCGATGCCGAAGGACTCAAAGAGGCATCCCTTGAGGTTGGCGGCAAAACCCTGAATGTGGCGGTGGCCAACGGATTGACCAATGCCCGGATCATCCTGGAAAAAGTCAAAGCCGGCGAAAAGCAGTACCATCTGATTGAACTCATGGCCTGCCCGGGTGGATGCATCGGCGGCGGCGGACAGCCCTACCCGCCTGAAGGCCACTACATTTTGGACAAAGAAATTTTAAAAAAACGCGCGCAAGCGCTTTATTCGATTGATCAAAAAAAGCAGGTACGCAAGTCGCATGAAAATCCTTATATCAAAGACCTGTATGATAAGTATCTTAAAAAACCGGGCAGTGAATTGGCGCACAAACTGCTGCATACCAAGTACGAGTCCCGTTTCCCGAGAGGTGTCAAATGACGACAGAAATAAAAAGCACACTGCATGCCGATATTATTACCTTTATTGAGGAATGCCTGCAAAAGGAACATTCCGAAAGCTACCTCATGGCTGTTTTACATAAAGTCCAGGACCAATATGGTTACTTATCCCAGGAGCACATGTATGAAGTTGCCCAGCGGCTTCAAGTTCCTGCTTCAACGGTGAGCGGTGTTTCCACTTTTTACCATTTCTTCCGATTGAAACCACGCGGACGACATACCATCTCAGTCTGTATGGGGACTGCCTGTTTTGTGAAAAGTGCGGACAAAATACTGGAAGCTTTTCAGACAGAACTGGGAATCAAGATGGGCGAAACCACCAAGGACAACATGTTCTCTTTGGAAAACACCCGCTGCCTCGGCGTCTGCGGTCTGGCACCGGTCGTCACCATTGACGGCAAAGTCTTCTCGCGGGTGACGCCCCAGCAGGTTACGGAAATGATAAATCATACTCTGGCTGAGGATACTGAGAAAAAAACGTAACCCAAAACAACAAAAAAATCATATCACGCAAAGTCGCCAAGTCTGCAAAGTAAAACAATCGAATAAAAAAACCACAGGCTTACCCGGCACCCGGCATTCGCCGGGCAAGTACGCCGGGCAGGCTGCCTGTGGTTTTTTTATCTATATTTTTATTTACCTGTACGGTTTCAATTTTATCCAACCCTTCATTTGTGACAATTCTCGGATGAATATTTATATTTTATATATCCTTCAACAGCGGATTGTTTTTGTCTTTTTCAGAAAAACGATACGCAACATCCAGTACGGGCCACTGAATATTTATCTCCGGATCATTCCACAAAACCCCTCGATCATATTCAGAAAAATAGTGCTCGGATACTTTGTAGACCACATCAGTATCCTCTGCCAAAGAACAAAAACCATGAGCAAAATCCGGCGGTATATAAAGCATATATTTATTTTCCTCACTCAATACTTCACTTACCCACTGACCGCGTGTGGGCGAATCCTTACGAATATCCACCGCGACATCAAAAACAGCGCCACGCACCACGCGCACCAATTTACCCTGTCCGTGAGGTGCCGCCTGAAAATGCAACCCCCGCAATACGCCTTTGGCGCTGCGGCTATGATTGTCTTGCACAAATTCATCAAAAATTCCATTTTCAGCGAATCGTTGTTTGTGATAACTCTCCAGGAAAAATCCCCGCACATCATCCAATTGCTTTGGTTTGATTAAACAGACTTCCTTAAGCTGTAAGGGAACAAATTGCATCAGCTTTTACACCTCCTGAATTCATCTTCCTAAAATTATAACACAAATCACTTTCCATTTGACCCCGGGACGTGAGCCAGCTACAATCAACCAATCCACTTCCCGGAGGTATTTTTTGAACACTGTATGGATTGGCCTCATTCTTCTGGCAGTCGTCACCGCAGCCGTCAAGGGCACCATGCCCGAAGTATCCAAAGCTGCATTTGATTATGCTAAAATCGCGGTTGAACTTTCCCTGGGTCTGGTCGGAACTATGGCACTTTTTCTGGGACTTATGAAAATTGCCCAGGATGCCGGTATGATCCAGGCCCTGGCGCGACTGCTGCGCCCTTTATTCAAATTTCTTTTCCCCAAAGTTCCCAGCGACCACCCGGCCCTCGGAGCCATTGCCCTAAATATGGGTGCCAATATGCTGGGCTTGGGTGATGCCGCCACCCCCATGGGACTCAAGGCCATGCAGGAATTGCAGAAATTAAACCCGTCCAAAGATACTGCCACAGATGCCATGTGCACTTTTTTAGCCCTCAATTCAAGCTCGGTCCAGTTGGTACCTGTTATGGTAATTGGATTGCGCGCATCCTCAGGTTCACAAAACCCATCCGAAATCATTATCGCTGCGATTATAGCCACCACCTGTTCCACGATCGTAGCCATCACGGCAGCCAAATTTTTTTCCCGTCTGCCCTACTTTAAAAAATCTCATCCCCCGGGAGGCGAACCATGAAAGATTTTCTCGCGCTCGCTTCCAACTGGGTGGTACCTTTGCTTCTTTTGGGCATTCCACTTTATGCCTATGCTTTCCGCAAGGTCAATGTTTATGAGAGCTTCATTGACGGAGCCAAAGAGGGCTTTTGGATCGGGGTCAAAATTATTCCCTATCTGGTGGCCATCCTGGTAGCCATCGGAATGTTCCGCGCCAGCGGTGCCATGCACCTGCTGGTCACCTTGCTCAAACCCCTTACGGTTTGGACCGGTTTCCCGGCGGAAGCGTTGCCGGTTGCCCTGTTGCGGCCTTTGTCCGGCTCAGGCACCTTGGGTCTGATCTCAGATATTTTCAACACATTGGGCCCGGATGGATTTGTCGGGAAATTGGTAAGTGTGATTGAAGGGAGTACGGAAACCACTTTTTATGTATTAGCAATTTATTTTGGCTCTATTGCAATCCGCAAGACCCGGCATGCCTTGCCGGCATCTTTGCTCGGGGATCTTACCGGGGTGGTGGCTGCCTTTATTGTCTGCAGCCTGCTTTTTTAACATGGCCGAAATGGTTCGTGCGCCTCAGCTTACTTTAGGTGATACCATTGCCTTGCTTTCACCCGCCTCCCCGCCGCCGCGTGGTGGAATCCCCCGCGCCATGACCCAATTGCGTCAATTGGGATTTCATCCGGTTCTGGGAAAAAACGCCGAAAAACGTACCGGCTATCTGGCTGGAACCGACCGGCAGCGGACACGCGATTTCCAGGACATGCTTACTAAAAAAACTATAAAAGCAATTTTTTGTACTCGCGGGGGATACGGTATCTCCCGTCTGCTGGAACAACTGGATTTGCGCTGTGTGAGACAACAGCCAAAAATTATTGTCGGTTATTCAGACCTTACACTGCTTCATCTGGCATTGCAAAAAGCCGGCCTGATCAGTTTTTGGGGTCCCATGCCTGCCAGTGCAACCGGTTTAAGCCCCTTTGCCGCCACCTGGATGAAAAAAGCCCTCTATCAATCCCAACCCATCGGACTACTGCCACCGGGAAAAGCGGCTCTGTTTCGCGGATCGTGTCAAGGCCGCCTCACCGGCGGCACCTTAAGTCTTCTGGCGGCCAGCATAGGGACGCCCTATGAAATAAAAACAAAAGATAGAATTGTGTTTCTCGAGGATATTGGTGAAGAACCTTACCGATTGGACCGTTTGTTGACCCAATTACTGGCAGCAGGTAAGTTGACGGATGCGGCAGGCATTGTCCTGGGTGAATTTCGTGCCTGCCAACCTGCGTCACAACACAAGCGACTAAGCTTTACTGTGCAGGAAGTCCTGACAGACCGGCTTGTTCCTTTACGCATCCCGGTAATTTCCGGATTTCCAATCGGGCATATCCCGGACCAGGTCACGCTCCCGTATGGTGTGCCGGCCAAACTAAACGCACACACTCGCAGCCTGGAAATCCTCGAACCGGCCGTGAAATAATTACAACCATCTTGTCCGCGAATTCGAACCAAAATCTCAAACATATCCACAAATGTACACAAATAAAAACGAATAAAGCAAAAGAAAAGAAATCAACCCTAAAATATTTTAAGGGTTTGAATTTATTTGTATTGATTCGTGGATAGCTTTGATTTTTTTTTAGCGGATCATTCTTTTTCTCGGGTATTCCATCCCAGGGAGGAATAGAGGGCGCAGACACCGGCCAGCGCAGTAATCAATA containing:
- the fba gene encoding class II fructose-1,6-bisphosphate aldolase, producing MPLVGSQEMFKKAYTGGYAIGGFNVNNMEILQGIVDAATETNSPLILQVSAGARKYARHEYLIKLVEAALQTTEIPIVLHLDHGEDFEICKSCVDGGFSSVMVDASSRSFEDNIAETKKVVEYAHAKGVSVEAELGTLAGVEDDVNVSAEDASYTNPDQVKEFVEKTGVDSLAIAIGTSHGAYKFKGEAKLDFDRLEKISKLVPGFPIVLHGSSSVPENLVAQCNKFGGDLPGAKGVPEEMLRKAATSAVCKINIDTDLRLAMTATIRKVFAEKPSEFDPRKYLGPGRDAIKEIVKHKIINVLGSNDKI
- the nuoF gene encoding NADH-quinone oxidoreductase subunit NuoF produces the protein MILDKTTQNLYTSLVTFSSLSTVATDLPKKWVKRFHDRLKTKGLKPDSIRAYEGGCLGLHPVGGEGDKIGMMVFPEKVVYTLSTTEELDKIIHSHFVEHKVYDELLADIDPLINRFFSLYGDVAFFNKQTRLTLRNSGIIDPENLADYIANDGFEALATVLDKNDPDWVISEITRSGLRGRGGGGYPTGRKWKDAIINPDKTRYVICNADEGDPGAYMDRSTLEGDPFSIVHGMIIGAFAIRAQKGFLYVRAEYPLAIKRLEIAIDQCRKVNLLGKNILGSGFDFDLEIRLGAGAFVCGEETALMLSIEGKRGQPRLRPPYPTQSGLWGHPTVLNNVETWSNIPIIIRHGADWFSRIGTEKSKGTKVFALAGKIKNSGLVEVPMGTTLREIIYDIGGGVEDGHTLKAVQTGGPSGGCIPADKIDTPVDYDSLAAVGSIMGSGGMIVLDDRDCMVSTAKFFLEFTQDESCGKCVPCREGTLRMLEILERITDGRGTMADLDKLERLGNLIKKTSLCGLGQSAPNPVLNALKNFRREFEVHVKEKHCPTQRCTKLVKFDINPEACTGCTLCARRCPVACISGTARQPHVIDQSRCIKCGECFNVCKFDAVIKH
- a CDS encoding [FeFe] hydrogenase, group A, translated to MKTINLIIDNMPVSVSEQTTIMEAAQTTGIHIPRLCYHPDLSVEGACRICIVEVEGARTFQTSCSTLVREGMQVRTNSPEIRQARRDLVELILDNHPRECQTCERDGQCELQDLAYSLGVRERLFEGERKRFEQESSSLSVVRDSEKCILCHRCIRVCSEIQGVHNLSQLHRGVKTVVAPAFEAPLANSVCINCGQCINVCPTAAFLEKRSTDDVWQALADPKKHVVAQIAPSIRAAIGEGFGMAPGTPATLQTVTALRRLGFDAVFDTNFGADLTVVEEAHEFVHRLEKNENLPLLTSCSPGWIKYMEHFFPELIPHASTCRSPMTMLSALLKTYYAELKNIDPNDIYVVGIMPCTAKKFEIQRPEHRTENGVPLTDEVLTTRELIWMIKAYGIDFGKLPEDEFDAPLGFSSGAADIFGATGGVMEAALRTAVEKVTGQPLKNINFTQVRDAEGLKEASLEVGGKTLNVAVANGLTNARIILEKVKAGEKQYHLIELMACPGGCIGGGGQPYPPEGHYILDKEILKKRAQALYSIDQKKQVRKSHENPYIKDLYDKYLKKPGSELAHKLLHTKYESRFPRGVK
- the nuoE gene encoding NADH-quinone oxidoreductase subunit NuoE, with the protein product MTTEIKSTLHADIITFIEECLQKEHSESYLMAVLHKVQDQYGYLSQEHMYEVAQRLQVPASTVSGVSTFYHFFRLKPRGRHTISVCMGTACFVKSADKILEAFQTELGIKMGETTKDNMFSLENTRCLGVCGLAPVVTIDGKVFSRVTPQQVTEMINHTLAEDTEKKT
- the rfbC gene encoding dTDP-4-dehydrorhamnose 3,5-epimerase, producing MQFVPLQLKEVCLIKPKQLDDVRGFFLESYHKQRFAENGIFDEFVQDNHSRSAKGVLRGLHFQAAPHGQGKLVRVVRGAVFDVAVDIRKDSPTRGQWVSEVLSEENKYMLYIPPDFAHGFCSLAEDTDVVYKVSEHYFSEYDRGVLWNDPEINIQWPVLDVAYRFSEKDKNNPLLKDI
- a CDS encoding nucleoside recognition protein yields the protein MPEVSKAAFDYAKIAVELSLGLVGTMALFLGLMKIAQDAGMIQALARLLRPLFKFLFPKVPSDHPALGAIALNMGANMLGLGDAATPMGLKAMQELQKLNPSKDTATDAMCTFLALNSSSVQLVPVMVIGLRASSGSQNPSEIIIAAIIATTCSTIVAITAAKFFSRLPYFKKSHPPGGEP
- a CDS encoding spore maturation protein, encoding MKDFLALASNWVVPLLLLGIPLYAYAFRKVNVYESFIDGAKEGFWIGVKIIPYLVAILVAIGMFRASGAMHLLVTLLKPLTVWTGFPAEALPVALLRPLSGSGTLGLISDIFNTLGPDGFVGKLVSVIEGSTETTFYVLAIYFGSIAIRKTRHALPASLLGDLTGVVAAFIVCSLLF
- a CDS encoding LD-carboxypeptidase; the encoded protein is MAEMVRAPQLTLGDTIALLSPASPPPRGGIPRAMTQLRQLGFHPVLGKNAEKRTGYLAGTDRQRTRDFQDMLTKKTIKAIFCTRGGYGISRLLEQLDLRCVRQQPKIIVGYSDLTLLHLALQKAGLISFWGPMPASATGLSPFAATWMKKALYQSQPIGLLPPGKAALFRGSCQGRLTGGTLSLLAASIGTPYEIKTKDRIVFLEDIGEEPYRLDRLLTQLLAAGKLTDAAGIVLGEFRACQPASQHKRLSFTVQEVLTDRLVPLRIPVISGFPIGHIPDQVTLPYGVPAKLNAHTRSLEILEPAVK